From the genome of Rhizobium binae, one region includes:
- a CDS encoding phage major capsid protein has product MAEKSAIEQVMSAFEEFKAANDNRIKEIEKKGVADVVLTEKVGRINAAMDKFEDANKKATAELLETKKALDDERKHVDELEEKLNRMALVGANDNFRRGEIKSKANTWARAVFDASVIGRHSINTDQQKALADVDAEYKALGISNDTTGGYLAPVEYIREIIKSVTDVSPVRSLARVRQTASKAIQIPKRTGQFAAQWVAEQGTRSETDGLRYGMWEIPTHEMYALIDISNQNLEDSAFNMEAEINFEATEQFAVAEGAAFVSGNGVGKPEGFLIASGVSGSNSGSATTIADADGQADGLLKLKYGLKTAYTRNASWALNRTTLGSVRRLKDGQKNYIWMPGIALGRPNTIDGDPYVEVPDMPNEGAGTTPVAYGDFARGYTLVDRIQMEMLRDPYTQATSGNVRFIFRRRLGGQVVLAEAIRKLTCSV; this is encoded by the coding sequence ATGGCTGAAAAGTCTGCTATTGAGCAGGTCATGTCTGCATTCGAGGAATTCAAAGCGGCCAACGACAATCGCATCAAGGAAATCGAGAAGAAGGGCGTCGCCGACGTCGTTCTGACCGAGAAGGTTGGGCGCATCAATGCGGCCATGGACAAGTTCGAAGACGCCAACAAGAAGGCGACCGCCGAACTGCTCGAGACCAAGAAGGCCCTCGACGACGAAAGGAAGCACGTCGACGAGCTCGAGGAAAAGCTCAACCGAATGGCGCTTGTCGGTGCAAATGACAATTTCCGCCGAGGCGAAATCAAGTCCAAGGCGAATACATGGGCTCGAGCTGTCTTCGATGCATCTGTCATTGGCCGGCACAGCATCAACACTGACCAGCAGAAGGCTCTTGCCGATGTTGATGCAGAATACAAGGCCCTCGGCATCTCGAATGACACGACCGGTGGCTACCTTGCGCCGGTTGAATACATCCGCGAGATCATCAAAAGCGTGACCGACGTCTCGCCAGTTCGCTCACTCGCTCGCGTTCGCCAAACTGCGTCCAAGGCGATTCAGATACCGAAGCGCACCGGCCAATTCGCCGCACAGTGGGTTGCTGAGCAGGGCACGAGGTCTGAGACCGACGGCCTGCGTTACGGCATGTGGGAAATCCCGACCCATGAGATGTACGCTCTGATCGATATCTCCAACCAGAACTTGGAAGATTCCGCATTCAACATGGAAGCGGAAATCAATTTCGAGGCGACGGAACAGTTCGCCGTCGCAGAGGGTGCCGCTTTCGTTTCCGGCAATGGCGTCGGCAAGCCCGAGGGCTTCCTCATTGCTTCTGGCGTTTCAGGCAGCAACTCCGGTTCGGCTACCACGATCGCTGATGCTGACGGCCAGGCAGACGGCCTGCTCAAGCTGAAGTACGGCCTCAAGACCGCCTACACGCGCAACGCATCGTGGGCTCTGAACCGCACCACGCTGGGCTCTGTGCGCCGCCTGAAGGACGGACAGAAAAACTACATCTGGATGCCCGGCATCGCTCTCGGCCGCCCGAACACGATCGATGGCGACCCCTATGTCGAAGTTCCGGACATGCCAAACGAAGGCGCCGGCACTACGCCTGTTGCTTACGGCGATTTCGCCCGCGGTTATACGCTGGTCGATCGGATCCAGATGGAAATGCTGCGCGATCCTTACACTCAGGCGACGAGCGGCAACGTTCGCTTCATCTTCCGCCGCCGTCTTGGCGGTCAGGTTGTCCTGGCTGAAGCTATCCGCAAGCTGACCTGCTCGGTCTAA